In Scyliorhinus canicula chromosome 8, sScyCan1.1, whole genome shotgun sequence, one DNA window encodes the following:
- the LOC119970429 gene encoding DNA ligase 1-like: MIKNYKIKDKSKKRKEKREKELEILALFEKEGKERRRAWREIWMQMPVQLQEKAKLEDPNVAPPPYSEEQGSTGLYPVISGTMNFEGAFDTKQMTTEDWEQRELEKKQGVEEETRKTEEELDELSRRRKQLQDEVNVIDLLEWAKKGMEKEKEREEEGKNDRRKDEGKTSPDPCEGESEASQGKIEGKRVKASRKERERRRSIEETCGKRRKEAERREKGEAEMEASPS; the protein is encoded by the exons atgataaagaactacaaaataaaagataaatctaagaaaagaaaggagaagcgagaaaaggaactagagatactggcattgtttgaaaaggaagggaaagaaaggagAAGGGCATGGAGGGAAATATGGATGCAAATGCCAGTGCAACTTCAGGAAAAAGCAAAATTAGAAGATCCAAATGTAGCCCCGCCCCCATACTCAGAGGAACAGGGTTCCACGGGACTGTACCCAGTTATATCAGGCACGATGAATTTTGAGGGAGCATTTGATACAAAACAGATGACGACGGAGGATTGGGAACAAAGGGAGCTAGAAAAGAAACAAGGTGTAGAGGAAGAGACGAGGAAAACAGAAGAGGAGTTGGATGAGTTAAGCCGAAGGAGAAAGCAGTTGCAGGACGAAGTAAATGTAATAGACCTTTTGGAATGGGCAAAAAAGGGaatggaaaaggaaaaggaacGAGAAGAGGAGGGAAAGAATGATAGAAGAAAAGATGAGGGAAAAACAAGTCCTGATCCTTGCGAGGGTGAAAGTGAGGCGTCACAGGGAAAAATAGAAGGAAAGAGGGTCAAAGccagcagaaaggaaagagaaagaagaagaagcatagaggaaacatgtgggaaaaGGCGCAAAGAGGCAGAAAGACGAGAAAAG ggggaagcggagatggaggccagcccatcgtaa